One window of Anaerolineales bacterium genomic DNA carries:
- a CDS encoding enoyl-CoA hydratase/isomerase family protein — MTTLPSLNSAALRASLQSAVLTLALHRPERANAFNLEMTQALQTALIDAEKDSQVRCIVLTGTGKVFSAGQDITEMKQAGGGISYREHLEKTYNPLILQIRKMGKPVIAAVNGPCAGAAFGIALACDLRIAHSSAYFVVGFSGIALAPDSGVSLLLPKLIGLGRAQEYFYSNRQIPASLACEWGLVNRVGGFNYRRVVRQFAEDLARGPREAFAAGKKVFNDAILPNLEEALNREGILQEDLGKSSSHQEAVRAFFEKRLPKYD, encoded by the coding sequence ATGACCACGCTTCCCTCCCTCAACTCGGCTGCGCTCAGGGCAAGTCTTCAATCCGCTGTATTGACCCTGGCACTTCACCGCCCCGAACGCGCAAATGCCTTCAATCTTGAAATGACTCAGGCTTTGCAAACCGCCCTGATCGACGCGGAGAAAGACTCGCAGGTGCGGTGCATCGTCCTCACAGGAACAGGCAAGGTCTTCAGCGCCGGGCAGGATATTACCGAGATGAAACAGGCCGGCGGCGGGATCTCCTATCGCGAACACCTGGAGAAGACCTATAACCCGCTCATCCTGCAGATTCGAAAGATGGGCAAACCGGTGATCGCGGCAGTTAACGGACCTTGCGCGGGCGCGGCATTTGGCATCGCTTTGGCGTGTGACTTGCGCATTGCGCATTCGAGCGCGTATTTCGTGGTTGGCTTTAGTGGTATCGCGCTCGCGCCGGATTCGGGGGTTTCGCTGTTGTTGCCAAAACTCATCGGCTTGGGCCGCGCACAGGAGTATTTCTATTCAAATAGACAGATTCCCGCATCATTGGCCTGTGAGTGGGGTCTGGTCAACAGAGTGGGTGGATTCAACTATCGGCGTGTGGTAAGGCAGTTTGCGGAGGACCTGGCTCGAGGTCCGCGCGAGGCGTTTGCGGCGGGGAAGAAGGTGTTCAATGATGCCATCCTGCCAAACCTGGAGGAGGCGCTGAATCGAGAGGGAATCCTGCAAGAGGATTTGGGAAAGTCGTCCAGTCATCAAGAGGCGGTGAGGGCGTTCTTTGAAAAACGCTTGCCGAAATATGACTAG
- a CDS encoding quinone-dependent dihydroorotate dehydrogenase → MYSLLRPLLFRLDPERAHALTLHALRIAGNFPPSRKLLEFIYKSPPKPVHVFGLTFKNPIGLAAGYDKDGVAIRGLATLGFGHVEIGTVTPKPQPGNPSPRVFRLAEDEAVINRMGFPSRGSEFVQGRLSPAMQTNRLGHTMGIVNERLEKRRIWNTVLGVNLGKNRETSNEDAVLDYLALLQIFAGLADYLTINVSSPNTVGLRNLQGRKALEGLLAQLHRQRLFEEQALARRIPILVKLAPDLSESELNDAVEAILNTEMDGIIVSNTTLGREGLRSNDRGETGGLSGSPLRVKSEAVLRQTLKHVNGRIPVVSAGGIMNPDDAKRRLEMGAALVQIYTGLIYRGPGLVKAIVTVVPDAGRVAALRSDL, encoded by the coding sequence ATGTACTCCCTTCTTCGTCCGCTTCTCTTCCGCCTCGACCCCGAACGCGCTCACGCGCTCACGCTTCACGCGTTACGCATCGCCGGGAATTTTCCCCCCTCACGTAAACTGCTTGAATTCATTTATAAGTCGCCGCCAAAACCGGTACATGTTTTTGGTTTAACTTTCAAGAATCCGATCGGGCTGGCGGCGGGATACGATAAAGACGGGGTTGCAATCCGCGGGCTTGCCACTTTGGGATTCGGTCACGTGGAAATTGGGACGGTCACACCAAAGCCGCAGCCGGGAAATCCGAGTCCGCGCGTGTTTCGTTTGGCGGAGGATGAAGCTGTGATCAACCGCATGGGATTCCCTTCGCGCGGATCGGAGTTCGTGCAGGGGCGGTTGAGTCCGGCCATGCAAACGAACCGGCTTGGACACACGATGGGCATCGTAAACGAAAGACTGGAGAAACGCAGAATATGGAACACTGTTTTGGGAGTCAACCTTGGGAAGAACAGGGAAACATCGAACGAGGATGCAGTGTTGGATTATCTTGCCCTGCTTCAGATATTTGCCGGCCTGGCGGATTATCTGACCATCAATGTCAGTTCGCCTAACACGGTTGGGTTACGCAATTTGCAGGGACGCAAAGCCCTGGAGGGTTTGCTTGCCCAATTGCACCGGCAGCGCCTGTTCGAAGAGCAGGCCCTTGCACGACGCATTCCCATCCTAGTGAAACTTGCGCCGGATTTATCCGAATCCGAGCTCAATGACGCGGTGGAAGCGATTCTCAACACAGAGATGGATGGAATCATCGTCTCGAACACGACCCTTGGGCGGGAGGGATTAAGGTCGAATGATCGGGGAGAAACGGGCGGGTTGAGCGGGAGTCCGCTCAGGGTTAAGAGTGAGGCGGTTCTTCGTCAGACATTGAAACATGTGAATGGAAGAATCCCTGTCGTGAGCGCGGGGGGAATCATGAATCCCGACGATGCAAAACGCCGCCTCGAGATGGGGGCGGCGCTGGTTCAAATCTATACCGGGTTGATCTATCGCGGGCCCGGTCTGGTGAAAGCAATCGTTACGGTTGTGCCGGACGCAGGACGGGTTGCGGCGCTTCGCTCCGATTTGTAA
- a CDS encoding cupin: MENAPRVTPWPDSTPPTRTALWQLMVEEGLDPYAWSNGPFDIYSAHSHSFDKVIYVVQGSITFGLPELNQSLILKPGDKLDLPAGVVHDAHVGEEGVVCLEGHK, from the coding sequence ATGGAAAACGCGCCTCGAGTAACGCCCTGGCCTGATTCAACACCTCCAACCCGCACTGCGCTCTGGCAGTTGATGGTGGAAGAAGGTCTCGACCCATACGCCTGGTCGAATGGACCATTCGATATCTATTCTGCTCACTCGCACAGTTTTGATAAAGTGATCTATGTCGTGCAGGGCAGCATCACCTTCGGTTTACCCGAACTGAATCAGTCGCTGATATTGAAGCCAGGTGATAAATTGGATTTACCCGCCGGGGTTGTACATGACGCGCATGTCGGCGAGGAAGGCGTGGTCTGCTTGGAAGGGCATAAATAA
- a CDS encoding acyl-CoA dehydrogenase, whose product MSKQTFKWDDPFLFNNQLTDEERMIRDAARKYCQDKLMPRILEANRKEIFHLEIMDEMGAMGFLGSTIPEEYGGAGLNHVAYGLIAREVERVDSGYRSAMSVQSSLVMYPIFTYGTEEQRRKYLPKLASGELVGCFGLTEPNHGSDPASMESRAKKVDGGYILHGNKMWITNSPIADVFVVWAKLPAEDGGRSEGEIRGFILEKGMKGLSAPKIEGKFSLRASSTGEIVMDEVFVPEENIFPEVKGLKGPFGCLNKARYGIAWGALGAAEFCWHAARQYTLDRPQFGRPLAANQIIQLKLANMMTEITLGLQGALRVGRLIDEDKAAPEMVSLVKRNSCGKALEIARAARDMLGGNGVSDEYHVIRHVMNLEAVNTYEGTHDIHALILGRAQTGIQAFS is encoded by the coding sequence ATGTCCAAACAAACCTTCAAATGGGATGATCCCTTTTTGTTCAACAATCAACTGACCGACGAAGAGCGCATGATCCGTGATGCGGCGCGGAAATATTGCCAGGACAAACTCATGCCGCGCATCCTCGAAGCAAACCGTAAGGAGATCTTCCACCTCGAGATCATGGACGAAATGGGCGCGATGGGCTTCCTCGGCTCGACCATCCCCGAAGAATACGGCGGCGCGGGGTTGAATCATGTCGCCTACGGTTTGATCGCCCGCGAAGTGGAGCGCGTGGATAGCGGTTACCGCTCCGCGATGAGCGTGCAAAGTTCGCTGGTGATGTATCCGATCTTTACCTATGGCACGGAGGAACAGCGCAGAAAATATCTGCCCAAACTCGCCAGCGGAGAACTTGTGGGTTGTTTTGGATTGACCGAGCCGAACCATGGAAGCGATCCGGCCAGCATGGAAAGCCGCGCCAAAAAAGTGGATGGCGGTTATATCCTGCATGGCAACAAGATGTGGATCACCAACTCCCCGATAGCGGATGTCTTTGTGGTTTGGGCTAAGCTTCCCGCCGAGGACGGCGGAAGGAGCGAAGGCGAGATTCGAGGTTTTATTTTAGAGAAGGGGATGAAGGGCTTATCGGCACCGAAGATCGAAGGCAAGTTCAGCTTGCGCGCCAGTTCCACCGGCGAGATCGTCATGGACGAAGTGTTTGTTCCAGAAGAGAATATTTTCCCCGAGGTCAAGGGCTTAAAAGGTCCGTTCGGGTGTTTGAACAAGGCGCGTTACGGCATCGCCTGGGGCGCGCTCGGTGCGGCCGAATTTTGCTGGCATGCGGCGCGGCAGTATACGCTGGACCGTCCGCAGTTTGGGCGTCCGCTCGCGGCGAACCAGATCATTCAGTTGAAGCTGGCAAACATGATGACGGAAATTACGCTGGGTTTGCAGGGCGCATTGCGTGTGGGACGTTTGATAGACGAAGACAAAGCCGCCCCCGAAATGGTCTCGCTGGTCAAACGCAATTCCTGCGGCAAAGCGCTGGAGATAGCACGGGCGGCGCGAGACATGCTCGGGGGCAACGGCGTTTCAGATGAGTATCACGTCATCCGTCATGTGATGAATCTTGAAGCGGTCAATACCTACGAAGGCACGCACGATATCCATGCGTTGATTCTCGGCAGGGCGCAGACAGGTATTCAGGCGTTTTCGTAA
- a CDS encoding Glu/Leu/Phe/Val dehydrogenase, with product MAGQINAFEMAQKQFDAVAKQLKLDPGVAETLRWPMREYSFRIPVRMEDGSLKVFQGFRVQHNDARGPNKGGIRFHPAETMDTVRALATWMTWKCAVADIPLGGGKGGIIVDPSTLTLREKEDLCRGWVHAMWKNIGPRNDVPAPDVGTTPQMMGWMMDEYSKLVGQYTPGVFTGKPIGGGGSLGRTEATGYGVIYTVREAMKHLGIDPKGSVAALQGFGNVSQYAAIGFVEMLGGTVACVSCYDRHDKKAYTYSKKGGIDPRFLLSIVDEYGTIDKKKAQDAGYDVSDGDKWIEFEADVLIPAALEGQINADTVKKVSKRVRIVAEGANGPTTPEADEVFKKNNVFNIPDFLCNAGGVTTSYFEQVQNDANYYWEKDAVLRRLDTKMTSAFNAVLERSTQEKVYMRDAAYMVAIDRVVKAMELRGWLTGSA from the coding sequence ATGGCAGGACAAATCAACGCGTTTGAAATGGCGCAGAAGCAGTTCGATGCGGTCGCCAAACAATTGAAACTCGATCCCGGCGTGGCGGAAACGTTGCGCTGGCCGATGCGCGAATATTCCTTCCGCATTCCAGTGCGCATGGAAGACGGCTCCCTCAAGGTTTTCCAGGGATTCCGTGTTCAGCATAACGATGCTCGCGGACCAAACAAGGGCGGCATCCGCTTCCATCCGGCTGAGACGATGGACACCGTCCGTGCCCTGGCGACATGGATGACCTGGAAGTGCGCAGTTGCAGATATTCCGCTCGGCGGCGGAAAAGGCGGCATTATTGTCGATCCGTCCACGCTGACTTTACGGGAAAAGGAAGACCTGTGCCGCGGCTGGGTGCATGCGATGTGGAAGAATATCGGTCCGCGCAATGATGTGCCTGCGCCGGATGTCGGCACGACCCCGCAGATGATGGGCTGGATGATGGATGAATATTCCAAACTCGTCGGTCAATATACGCCTGGCGTATTCACAGGGAAACCCATTGGCGGCGGCGGCTCATTGGGGCGCACCGAGGCGACAGGTTACGGCGTGATCTATACCGTGCGCGAGGCGATGAAACATCTCGGCATCGATCCGAAAGGCTCGGTTGCTGCGTTGCAGGGATTCGGCAATGTTTCGCAGTATGCGGCCATCGGTTTTGTCGAAATGCTCGGCGGCACGGTCGCCTGCGTTTCCTGTTACGACCGCCACGATAAAAAAGCCTACACCTACAGCAAGAAAGGCGGCATCGATCCGCGCTTCCTGCTCTCCATCGTGGATGAATACGGGACCATCGATAAGAAGAAGGCGCAGGACGCCGGTTATGATGTGAGCGATGGCGATAAATGGATCGAGTTCGAAGCCGATGTGTTGATCCCCGCCGCGCTCGAGGGCCAGATCAATGCCGATACGGTCAAGAAGGTTTCCAAACGCGTGCGCATCGTTGCTGAAGGTGCCAACGGTCCCACCACGCCTGAAGCCGATGAAGTGTTCAAGAAGAACAACGTCTTCAACATCCCGGACTTCCTTTGCAACGCCGGCGGTGTGACTACTTCGTATTTCGAGCAGGTCCAGAACGATGCCAACTATTACTGGGAAAAGGACGCCGTGCTCAGACGCCTTGACACCAAGATGACCTCCGCCTTCAATGCCGTGCTCGAGCGCAGCACGCAAGAGAAGGTCTATATGCGCGATGCTGCGTACATGGTCGCCATCGACCGCGTGGTGAAGGCGATGGAACTCCGCGGCTGGTTGACGGGTTCGGCGTAG
- a CDS encoding DUF1905 domain-containing protein yields MPKKHTFTAVIQNAGGGGAFVEVPFDVEKDFGAKRPKVKATFDGVPYRGLLARMGGENHILIVLKDIRESIGKTFGDKVKVTVELDVELRVIKIPKDLKRELKNDTEARVIFEKLSFTHKREYVNWINEAKKDETRANRILKTITMLKKGQKGV; encoded by the coding sequence ATGCCAAAAAAACATACCTTTACAGCGGTCATCCAAAATGCGGGCGGGGGCGGCGCTTTTGTGGAAGTGCCTTTTGATGTAGAGAAAGACTTCGGCGCGAAGCGCCCGAAGGTGAAGGCAACCTTCGACGGCGTTCCCTACCGCGGTTTGCTGGCCCGGATGGGCGGCGAGAACCATATTCTGATCGTTCTGAAGGATATCCGGGAGAGCATTGGCAAAACGTTCGGTGACAAGGTGAAAGTGACGGTGGAACTGGATGTCGAGCTGCGCGTGATCAAGATCCCCAAAGACCTGAAAAGAGAATTGAAGAACGATACGGAAGCGCGGGTTATTTTCGAGAAACTTTCCTTTACCCATAAACGGGAATATGTGAATTGGATCAATGAGGCGAAGAAAGACGAGACGCGCGCCAATCGAATCCTGAAGACCATAACGATGTTGAAAAAGGGGCAAAAGGGAGTGTGA
- a CDS encoding rhodanese-like domain-containing protein — translation MKSKRIILAISILALAALACQTLLPTAEPVAAPTQPSQFQNNNAPQTEDDVPRIGVKEAKAAVDSGQAILVDVRGADIYAEQHADGAMSIPLDIFEYDFASISLEKEQWIITYCT, via the coding sequence ATGAAATCGAAAAGAATCATTTTGGCAATTTCCATCCTTGCCCTTGCCGCGCTCGCCTGCCAGACCCTTCTCCCAACGGCGGAGCCGGTTGCGGCTCCAACCCAACCTTCTCAATTCCAAAATAACAACGCGCCCCAAACCGAGGACGACGTTCCCCGGATCGGCGTCAAAGAGGCGAAAGCCGCCGTGGACTCAGGTCAAGCCATTCTGGTGGATGTGAGAGGCGCGGATATCTATGCCGAGCAGCATGCAGATGGCGCGATGTCGATCCCATTGGATATTTTCGAGTACGACTTTGCCAGCATCTCGCTCGAAAAAGAGCAATGGATCATCACCTACTGCACCTGA
- the pyrF gene encoding orotidine-5'-phosphate decarboxylase codes for MESFFTFLEKRVDDCSSLLCVGLDPHLSDLPSPTAASARDFCLNLVKQTSRYAAAFKPNAAFFEVFGAEGWTALKQVVEAIGEESHRMGSRIPIVLDAKRGDISSTAEAYAQSAFENLGVDCITLNPYLGKDSVEPFIKSSEKGIFILCKTSNAGSMDLQNLLVMPMGSDTPMPLYIYVAKLAQQWNEKNNVGVVVGATHPQIMEMIRAAAPDLWFLAPGVGAQGGELEITLKSGLREDGKGLLLPISRAISRADDPGRAAAEIRDDILRIKRENQK; via the coding sequence ATGGAATCTTTCTTCACTTTTCTCGAAAAACGGGTCGATGACTGCTCTTCCCTTCTGTGCGTGGGACTTGACCCGCACCTTTCCGACCTCCCAAGCCCCACGGCCGCATCTGCCCGGGACTTTTGCCTGAATCTCGTCAAGCAGACCTCTCGCTACGCCGCGGCATTCAAACCCAACGCCGCCTTCTTCGAAGTCTTCGGCGCGGAAGGCTGGACGGCGCTCAAGCAGGTCGTCGAAGCCATCGGCGAAGAATCCCACCGGATGGGCTCGCGCATTCCCATCGTCCTGGATGCGAAGCGGGGCGACATTTCATCCACGGCCGAAGCGTACGCACAATCCGCGTTTGAAAATCTTGGCGTGGATTGCATCACCTTGAATCCCTATCTCGGCAAAGACTCGGTCGAACCGTTCATCAAGAGCTCGGAGAAAGGCATTTTCATTTTGTGCAAAACGTCCAACGCCGGTTCGATGGATCTGCAAAACCTGCTGGTCATGCCGATGGGTTCGGATACGCCCATGCCATTGTATATTTATGTGGCGAAACTTGCCCAGCAGTGGAATGAGAAGAATAATGTCGGTGTCGTCGTCGGCGCGACCCATCCGCAAATCATGGAAATGATCCGCGCCGCCGCGCCGGACTTGTGGTTCCTCGCTCCCGGAGTCGGCGCGCAGGGCGGCGAATTGGAGATAACGCTGAAATCGGGATTGAGAGAAGATGGAAAAGGATTGCTGCTGCCCATTTCCCGCGCCATCTCGCGGGCGGATGATCCCGGCAGGGCGGCGGCGGAGATACGGGATGATATATTGCGAATTAAAAGGGAAAATCAAAAATGA
- a CDS encoding orotate phosphoribosyltransferase, with product MTKFNSSQEALADGLLEAGCIKFGEFTLKSGLKSPIYIDLRYIISFPKLLEQIGAAYLPVLKELKFSRIAGLPYAAIPIATAISLAGNYPMIYPRKEAKTYGTKAEIEGEYHAGETVVVIDDLATTGGSKFEAIEKLIGAGLFVKDVVVLVDRQSGAKESLEQAGYHFHAVLTITQLLDHWEANGKAAKEKIEETRKFLENR from the coding sequence ATGACTAAATTTAATTCATCTCAAGAAGCTCTTGCAGACGGACTCCTCGAAGCCGGTTGTATCAAGTTCGGCGAGTTTACGCTCAAGTCGGGACTCAAATCACCGATCTACATTGACTTGCGTTACATCATCTCCTTTCCGAAATTATTGGAGCAGATCGGCGCTGCTTATTTACCTGTTTTGAAAGAATTGAAGTTCAGCCGCATTGCCGGATTGCCCTACGCCGCCATTCCCATTGCAACAGCCATCTCCCTTGCGGGTAATTATCCGATGATCTATCCGCGCAAGGAAGCGAAGACTTACGGCACGAAAGCCGAGATCGAAGGCGAATATCATGCCGGAGAGACGGTCGTGGTTATCGATGATCTCGCCACCACCGGCGGGAGCAAGTTCGAAGCCATCGAAAAACTGATCGGCGCCGGGCTGTTCGTGAAGGATGTTGTCGTTCTCGTGGACCGTCAATCCGGCGCAAAGGAATCCCTGGAGCAGGCAGGGTATCACTTCCATGCAGTTTTGACCATTACGCAGTTATTGGATCATTGGGAGGCGAATGGAAAGGCCGCCAAGGAAAAGATCGAAGAGACACGGAAATTTTTGGAAAACAGATAA
- the dnaN gene encoding DNA polymerase III subunit beta, which produces MKVTVLQENLARGLSTVSRAVSSRSTLPVLSNILIATDEGRLRLSATNLELGITCWIPARIDENGSTTVPARTFYDLVNTLPGDQVQLSLDVKTQNLHVKCGSSNNDIKCIDAQEFPPMPTPEMKDAVQLNVADFKEMIQQVVFAASTDEARPVLMGVLMNVEKDKVTMAAADGFRLSVRKGQLAHSVKDSINIIIPARALNELARVAHDPEEPIYMVVPKQRGQVLFRVKDVEVVSQLIDGTFPDYHQIIPRNYKSRTLVSTAALLKACKQAEIFAREGSNVARLDIKQANGEMQPSEVEISATSEETGKNETIVEATVDGGGVLIAFNVKFLREALEVIKTPNVALETTAQNAPGVVKPVGDDNFLHVIMPMHLG; this is translated from the coding sequence ATGAAAGTGACTGTCCTTCAAGAGAATCTGGCCCGTGGTTTGAGCACTGTTTCGCGCGCGGTTTCCTCGCGCAGTACCCTGCCTGTTTTATCGAACATTTTGATCGCGACCGACGAGGGCCGCTTGAGACTTTCAGCAACCAACTTGGAATTGGGGATCACTTGCTGGATTCCAGCACGCATCGACGAGAACGGCTCGACCACCGTCCCGGCGCGTACATTTTACGACCTAGTGAACACCCTCCCGGGAGACCAGGTGCAGCTTTCTTTGGATGTGAAGACTCAAAACCTGCACGTGAAGTGCGGCTCTTCGAACAACGATATCAAGTGCATCGATGCACAGGAATTCCCGCCGATGCCCACGCCGGAGATGAAGGATGCCGTGCAATTGAACGTGGCGGATTTTAAAGAAATGATCCAGCAGGTCGTGTTTGCCGCTTCGACCGATGAAGCCCGCCCGGTGCTGATGGGCGTGTTGATGAACGTGGAAAAAGATAAGGTCACGATGGCTGCAGCAGACGGATTCCGTCTTTCGGTGCGGAAGGGCCAGCTTGCACATTCGGTGAAAGACTCGATCAACATCATCATCCCCGCACGTGCGTTGAACGAATTGGCGCGTGTGGCGCACGATCCCGAAGAACCCATCTATATGGTCGTGCCCAAACAACGCGGACAAGTTTTATTCCGCGTAAAAGATGTGGAAGTGGTCTCGCAATTGATCGACGGCACGTTCCCCGATTATCATCAGATCATTCCGCGTAATTACAAATCGCGCACTTTGGTCTCGACGGCGGCTTTGCTCAAAGCCTGCAAGCAGGCGGAGATCTTCGCGCGCGAAGGTTCGAACGTGGCGCGGCTCGACATCAAACAAGCCAACGGCGAAATGCAGCCAAGCGAGGTGGAAATTTCCGCGACCTCGGAAGAGACCGGCAAGAATGAGACCATCGTCGAAGCGACGGTTGACGGCGGCGGCGTGTTGATCGCGTTCAATGTCAAGTTTCTGCGCGAGGCTTTGGAAGTCATCAAGACTCCGAACGTCGCATTGGAAACGACTGCGCAAAATGCGCCGGGCGTGGTCAAGCCGGTGGGTGACGATAACTTCCTGCATGTCATCATGCCGATGCATTTGGGATAA
- a CDS encoding protein kinase, with protein sequence MTIPEKIGRYEIKGELGRGGFATVYRAYDPRFEREVAIKFLPPELIHSDPQFRMRFEREAKIIAQLEHPAIVPVYDVGEENNQPYFVMRYMNGGSLSERIKARQNFGIEDAVRILEQIAPGLDEAHSKGIVHRDLKPANILFTNKNVPLISDFGIAKFSQGEASGNMTGSAIIGTPAYMAPEQASGDAIDGRADIYALGVILYEMVTGKQPYQADTPLGLAIKHITEPVPRILEANPNLPVWMEKVISTAMAKNPDDRFSTAVELVETTKAFLRGEKPPDRTANVTSKISPFNKTTTVRKQHAVVESKRRSPAFAIFTGLFLLVAVIGGGLYFMGGDILQSLFAPPATVAITSGPPVDTPTPIIIQWTATPASALPTSTATQPASSGLPVVGGADKIAFVRENDIWVMNVDGSDRKQFTNDNLPKFNLQWLPDGKTLLFMSGKTVKTVNVETEVQEVIINYVSAEYFEGFSVSPDGKKVAISVNRELFIVPYDLIKLRFATRRSALLEMNGCLFNSLPVKDIQWSDDGTRIAIEYVANVNGVHADAIRIVDAQNCEAMPNSNLDEFPTGRFQFGNEIVNFDWDGDLLFFLNSNVRNNGFGDMVFYSIFTHRADPAVPYEGNCCYRDASFSPDSSHVVFAFQDIRLGSTSPIDLYLIPTDSVTTSRKLEPLPLPDGFFTNRSEAPQPVLRPAQP encoded by the coding sequence ATGACCATTCCAGAGAAGATCGGGCGCTATGAAATCAAGGGGGAGCTGGGTCGCGGAGGTTTCGCCACCGTCTATCGCGCCTATGATCCGCGCTTCGAACGCGAAGTCGCCATCAAATTCCTGCCGCCGGAGTTGATCCACTCCGATCCACAGTTCCGCATGAGGTTCGAGCGCGAAGCGAAGATCATCGCCCAACTGGAGCATCCCGCCATTGTGCCGGTCTATGACGTGGGAGAGGAGAACAACCAGCCCTATTTCGTCATGCGTTACATGAACGGGGGCTCCCTCTCCGAACGTATCAAGGCAAGGCAAAACTTCGGCATCGAAGACGCTGTCAGGATCCTGGAGCAGATCGCGCCGGGGCTGGACGAAGCGCATTCGAAAGGCATCGTTCATCGCGATCTCAAGCCTGCCAATATCCTTTTCACCAACAAGAACGTCCCGCTCATCTCCGATTTTGGCATCGCCAAGTTCAGCCAAGGCGAGGCGAGCGGTAACATGACCGGTTCTGCCATCATCGGCACGCCCGCCTACATGGCTCCCGAACAGGCCTCCGGAGACGCAATCGATGGACGCGCCGATATTTATGCGTTGGGCGTCATTCTCTACGAAATGGTGACCGGGAAACAACCCTACCAGGCGGATACTCCGCTTGGACTGGCGATCAAGCACATCACTGAGCCGGTGCCGCGCATCCTCGAAGCCAATCCCAACCTGCCCGTATGGATGGAAAAGGTCATCTCCACTGCCATGGCAAAAAATCCGGATGACCGTTTTTCCACCGCCGTGGAATTGGTGGAAACAACCAAAGCCTTCCTGCGCGGAGAGAAACCGCCCGACCGCACCGCCAACGTCACCTCGAAAATTTCTCCATTCAACAAGACCACCACCGTCCGCAAACAACACGCAGTGGTGGAATCGAAACGGCGCAGTCCCGCTTTCGCCATTTTTACCGGGCTCTTCCTTCTGGTGGCAGTGATCGGCGGCGGACTCTATTTCATGGGCGGGGATATCCTCCAATCACTCTTCGCGCCGCCTGCCACCGTAGCGATCACAAGCGGACCGCCCGTCGATACACCAACGCCCATCATCATCCAATGGACAGCCACACCCGCGTCCGCCTTGCCGACTTCCACCGCGACCCAGCCCGCGTCCTCGGGACTGCCCGTCGTTGGCGGCGCCGACAAGATCGCCTTTGTGCGCGAAAACGATATCTGGGTCATGAACGTTGATGGAAGCGATAGAAAACAATTCACCAACGACAACCTGCCCAAGTTCAACCTGCAATGGCTGCCCGACGGCAAGACCCTGCTTTTCATGTCCGGCAAAACCGTCAAGACCGTGAATGTCGAAACCGAAGTGCAGGAAGTCATCATCAATTATGTTTCCGCCGAGTATTTCGAAGGGTTCAGCGTCTCTCCCGACGGCAAAAAGGTCGCCATCAGCGTCAACCGCGAACTCTTCATCGTGCCTTACGATCTGATCAAACTGCGCTTCGCAACCCGCCGCAGCGCCCTGCTCGAAATGAACGGATGCCTCTTCAACAGCCTCCCGGTCAAGGATATCCAATGGTCGGACGACGGCACACGGATCGCCATCGAATATGTTGCCAATGTGAACGGCGTCCATGCAGATGCCATCCGCATCGTGGATGCGCAAAACTGCGAAGCGATGCCAAATTCAAACCTGGACGAATTCCCGACCGGGCGTTTCCAGTTCGGGAATGAAATCGTCAATTTTGACTGGGACGGCGACCTGCTCTTCTTCCTAAACAGCAACGTCCGTAATAACGGCTTTGGGGATATGGTCTTCTACAGCATATTTACTCATCGGGCAGATCCCGCCGTTCCGTATGAGGGAAATTGTTGCTACCGCGACGCATCATTCAGCCCGGACAGCAGTCATGTGGTATTCGCGTTTCAAGATATACGACTCGGGAGTACCAGCCCCATCGACCTTTACCTGATCCCGACCGACTCGGTCACCACATCGCGCAAACTCGAGCCCCTTCCATTGCCCGACGGATTCTTTACAAATCGGAGCGAAGCGCCGCAACCCGTCCTGCGTCCGGCACAACCGTAA